The DNA sequence GACGAGCGGATTCGCGTTCGCGCATCCGTCGCTGGCGACGGCGCTGCGGTTCGAACTGGGGCTGCTCTAGGTGTCGGTTCTAAAGAGGTTGTTCACTGAGGCATAACTGAGGAAGCTGGAGGTGCGAGCCACCCAACCTTCAGCCAGAGGCCTCAGTGAACATCCACAACAATGCGCGATTGACCGCCTGGGGGCGAGCCGAGCTCGTCCGCCGGGTGGTCCTCGACGGCGAGCCGGTGCGCGCCGTCGCCGCGGCCCTCCACATCAGCCCGAGCACGGCTTACAAGTGGCTGCGCCGCTTCGCGGCCGGGGGCTGGGCGGCGCTGGCCGACCGCTCCTCGCGCCCGCATCGCTCGCCGACCGCCACGCGGCCGGCGCTCATCGAGCGGATTCTCCGCCTGCGCGCGACGCGGCTCACCGGGCCGGAGATCGCGGAGCGGCTCGGGCTCGCGGTCTCGACCGTGGGCCGGGTCCTCACGCGCGCGGGCCAGGGCCGGCTGAAGGGCCCGGGGGCGACGGGCGGGCCGCGCTACCAGCGCGAGACGCCCGGCGAGCTCGTGCATGTCGACACGAAGGCCCTCGATCGCTTCGTCACGGCGGGCCATCGCGCGCACGGCAACCGCTCGAAGGTCGGCCGCCGTCGGGGGCTCGGGCAGGACCATCTCCACGTCGCGGTCGACGACGCGGCTCGCGTACGCGGCGCTGCTGCCGACACAGGACGCGGCGGCGTGCACCCGCTTCCTCGAGGCGGCGCGCCGCTGGTTTGCGCAGCTGGGCATCGCCGTCACCGGTGTGATGACCGACAACGCCAAGGCGTACACGAGCCACGCGGTGCAGGCCGCGCTGGCCGCGCACGGGATCCGGCACCTGCGCACCAAGCCCTACCGCCCGCAGACGAACGGCAAGGCGGAGCGCTTCATCCAGACCGCGCTCCGCCGCTGGGCCTACAAGAAGCCATACCGGACCTCGGCGCACCGCAACGCGGCGCTGCCCGACTTCCTAGATTGCTACAACGTCGAACGGCCGCACCGGTCGCTCGGCCGCGTCCCGCCGCTGCTCCACTTCCTCATGCAGCGTGAACAACGTCCTTAGAACCGACATCTAGGCGGGCGGGCTCAGATGCTTGTGCGTCCGATGCGCTTGAGCCACTCCGAGTGTTCCTTCTCGCCCCAGTGCGCCACGCCGATGAAGTAGCCATCGGGATCGCGCAGGTAGATCTCGCCGCTCGGGCCGTGGTCGGGATACTGGATCTCCGTGGGCTCGAGTCCCGCGTCCACCAGGCGCTGGCGATACGGCGGCAGGTCGTCGGCGTACATGTAGAACATGACGCCCTGCTTGTCGATCTCGGGCGGGTGCTCGGCGCGCAGCAGCATCACGGCGCCGCCCTGGCAGTGGAGGCGGGCCCAGCCCAGCGGCTCGCAGCGGTCGGTGTCGATGAGTTCGAAGCCGAGGGTCTCGTAGAAGCGAATGGAGCGCGCGAGGTCCATCGCGTGCAGCATGGGCGTGAACCATCCGGCGGTGGCGGCCATGACGGACTCGGGTGCGGGGTTGCCGGATATTGTAACTTTCGCCGATGCCTCTCGTGCCTTTCGATAGCCTTCCCGACGACTCCCGCTGCTGGGTCTTCGGCGCGCGCGCGCCGATCGACGAGGTGGACGAACCGCGCCTCATGGCGGCGGTGGATCGCTACCTCAAGCAGTGGAAGGCGCACGGGACGCCGCTGGTCTGCGGCCGCATCTTCCGCGACGAGCACTTCCTCGTGGTCGCCGTGGATGAGCGCGCGTCCGATGCGTCGGGCTGCTCGATCGACGGCCTCTTCCGGACGCTGCAGGAGATCGAGGCGGGCATCGGCACGTCGATGGTGGGCGGCGGCAACGTCTACTTCCGCGATGCCGGCGAGATGGTGCACTGCCTGCCGCTGCCGGAGTTCGAGCGCATGGTCGCCGAGGGCGACGCCAGCGGTGATACCGTGGTGTTCGATACCACCGTGACGACGCTTGGGGCGTACCGCGAGCGTTTCGAGGGCCCGGCCCGCGACAGCTGGCACCGCCAGCTGTTGAAGGAGTCTTAGGCCCGGAGCCAGTCGGCCTGCCAGTCCTTGATGGCGGCCTTGATCTCCTTGCCCGACTTGAACTCGCCCTTGAGCGTGCGCTCGATGAGCGCGGGGAGTTCGGCGTCGGAGGCGAAGCGCAGCGCGATCAGCTGGCGCACCGTGAGCGCCTTGCTGCGCGCGAGGAGGTCGCCGCTCAGGAGCTCCTTGAGGCGCAGGCGCATCTCGAGGCGAATCACGCGGTTCTGGACCGTGAGTACCATGATGCGCGAGGCGAACACGCCGACGGCGATCGCGGTCGCCCAGACCGCGTGGATGAGGTTCGCCTTGACCGGCTCACGAAACGCCAGGTTGATGGCGTACAGCATGTAGAGCATCGTGAGCGGCGAGGCGATGAAGTGGAACATGGGCTGCCAGGCCGTGTGGCTCTGGAACGACTGTGGGCGGGAGGACATGGGGATTGGCGAAGGTTGGACTGCGTTCGGCACCGGACGAACGCGGGAACCCAGACAAGAGTTCTGCCCTACATTCTAGTATGCCCATTCCCAAGCTTCCGTCCAGCGAGCTCACGCCCGAGGCGTGGTACCTCGACCGTCGCAGGTTCCTCGCGGCCGCCGGCGTGGCCGGCGCCGGCCTGCTCGGCGCCGCCCGCATCGCGCAGGCCGCGACGCAGGGTCAGCAAGACGCACCGCAGGCCCGCGGGACGCCGTACGGCCTGCAGCCCAACGACACGCCCACGCCGTGGGCCGACGTGACGGGCTACAACAACTTCTACGAGTTCGGGACGGGCAAGGAGGATCCGGCGCGCAACGCCGTGAACTTCGTGCCGCGGCCGTGGACCGTGAAGGTGGACGGGCTCTGCGACAATCCGGGCGACTTCCAGTTGGAAGATTTCCTCAAGCCGTCGCGCGTCGAGGACCGCATCTACCGCATGCGCTGCGTGGAAGCG is a window from the Pseudogemmatithrix spongiicola genome containing:
- a CDS encoding integrase core domain-containing protein, which translates into the protein MSTRRPSIASSRRAIARTATARRSAAVGGSGRTISTSRSTTRLAYAALLPTQDAAACTRFLEAARRWFAQLGIAVTGVMTDNAKAYTSHAVQAALAAHGIRHLRTKPYRPQTNGKAERFIQTALRRWAYKKPYRTSAHRNAALPDFLDCYNVERPHRSLGRVPPLLHFLMQREQRP
- a CDS encoding VOC family protein, translated to MAATAGWFTPMLHAMDLARSIRFYETLGFELIDTDRCEPLGWARLHCQGGAVMLLRAEHPPEIDKQGVMFYMYADDLPPYRQRLVDAGLEPTEIQYPDHGPSGEIYLRDPDGYFIGVAHWGEKEHSEWLKRIGRTSI
- a CDS encoding DUF6526 family protein: MSSRPQSFQSHTAWQPMFHFIASPLTMLYMLYAINLAFREPVKANLIHAVWATAIAVGVFASRIMVLTVQNRVIRLEMRLRLKELLSGDLLARSKALTVRQLIALRFASDAELPALIERTLKGEFKSGKEIKAAIKDWQADWLRA